A single genomic interval of Deltaproteobacteria bacterium PRO3 harbors:
- the amrB gene encoding AmmeMemoRadiSam system protein B: MLREPAVAGSFYPANPTKLRGEVDAFLADARVEKPEPAIGVVSPHAGYMYSGHVAGAVLAKVRIPQKAIVLCPNHTGLGAYAAVNREGSWRTPLGEVPIDTELADKLMRAAPFLEDDAMAHRREHALEVQLPFLQELRPDLRFVPLCLSHFNYPDCVALGEAMAEVIGESAGEILMVASSDMNHYESQERTLQKDQRAIDCILDLNPEKLYRRVHEEHISMCGIIPTTCMLIAALALGAKEAELVRHATSGDVTGDYSGVVGYAGILIK, encoded by the coding sequence ATGCTCCGTGAACCCGCCGTCGCAGGAAGTTTTTACCCCGCTAATCCCACCAAACTCCGAGGCGAGGTGGATGCCTTCCTCGCGGACGCGAGGGTGGAAAAGCCCGAACCGGCGATCGGAGTCGTCTCCCCGCACGCCGGCTACATGTACTCGGGCCATGTCGCGGGCGCCGTCCTCGCCAAGGTCCGTATCCCCCAAAAAGCGATCGTCCTCTGCCCGAACCACACCGGCCTGGGCGCCTATGCCGCCGTCAACCGCGAAGGCTCCTGGCGAACCCCCCTGGGCGAGGTCCCGATCGACACCGAATTGGCCGACAAACTGATGCGCGCAGCGCCCTTCCTGGAGGACGACGCCATGGCCCACCGCCGCGAGCACGCCCTCGAGGTACAGCTCCCCTTCCTACAAGAGCTGCGGCCCGACCTGCGTTTCGTCCCGCTCTGCCTCTCCCATTTCAACTACCCCGACTGTGTCGCCCTGGGCGAGGCGATGGCCGAGGTGATCGGCGAGAGCGCCGGAGAGATACTGATGGTCGCCAGCAGCGACATGAACCACTACGAATCCCAAGAACGCACCCTGCAAAAGGACCAGAGGGCCATCGACTGCATCCTAGATCTGAATCCCGAAAAGCTCTACCGCCGCGTCCACGAAGAGCACATCTCGATGTGCGGCATTATCCCCACGACCTGCATGCTGATCGCGGCCTTGGCGCTGGGTGCGAAGGAGGCCGAGCTGGTGCGGCACGCGACCAGCGGGGACGTGACGGGGGATTATTCCGGCGTGGTCGGATATGCCGGCATCCTAATAAAATGA
- a CDS encoding RlmE family RNA methyltransferase, producing the protein MATYERKDRFYHQAKARGLPSRAGFKIEEMIQKHRLVRAGDAVLDLGAAPGGWAVVLAKAVGPRGLVLAIDLEPLAKGAPNLRAFRGDIHGEAAAAWLGEQLAGRKVQAVCSDMSPKLTGIFFKDAYLSYELAMKALEVAGRWLQAGGNFVAKLFPGEEFPEYLKKLRNHFKTVKVFEPEATRKTSREVYVLGLGWKG; encoded by the coding sequence ATGGCGACCTACGAACGCAAAGACCGATTCTACCACCAAGCCAAGGCCCGGGGCCTGCCCTCGCGCGCCGGCTTCAAGATCGAGGAGATGATCCAGAAACACCGTCTGGTCCGCGCCGGCGACGCGGTCCTGGACCTGGGCGCCGCGCCCGGCGGCTGGGCCGTCGTCCTCGCCAAGGCGGTCGGCCCCCGGGGCCTGGTCCTGGCCATCGACCTCGAGCCCCTCGCCAAGGGCGCCCCCAACCTCCGCGCCTTCCGCGGCGACATCCACGGCGAGGCAGCCGCCGCCTGGCTGGGCGAGCAACTGGCGGGCCGGAAGGTCCAGGCGGTCTGCTCCGACATGTCGCCGAAGCTGACCGGGATCTTCTTCAAGGACGCCTATCTCTCCTACGAGCTGGCGATGAAGGCCCTCGAGGTCGCCGGGCGATGGCTGCAAGCAGGGGGGAACTTCGTCGCCAAGCTCTTCCCCGGCGAGGAATTTCCCGAATACCTCAAAAAACTCCGTAACCATTTCAAGACGGTCAAGGTCTTCGAACCGGAGGCCACCCGTAAGACCTCGCGGGAGGTCTACGTCCTGGGCCTGGGATGGAAGGGCTGA
- the aspS gene encoding aspartate--tRNA ligase translates to MTRFIHDLKRTHHCNALTKADVGKEVILFGWVAVRRDHGGVLFVDLRDREGVTQVVFNPEVDPQVHELARHLRSEYCMAVKGKVSPRPEGMANPRLHTGEIEVLADQFEVFSPSKPLPFQIEDQSDAGEELRMKYRYLDLRRAPMQRNFLLRHKVAMAARNYLSENGFLEIETPILTKSTPEGARDFLVPSRLHHGQFYALPQSPQLFKQLLMMSGMERYFQIARCFRDEDQRADRQLEFTQIDIEMSFINQEDIIGTMEGLVLAMWRAGLGAELKPPFPRLSYDEAMARFGLDAPDLRFGLELQEITEIFKNTSFKVFADTVAKGGMIKAINAKGKADLSRSEIDELTKFVGIYGAKGLAWIKVLENEWQSPIVKFFSEEEKAALKAKLDMQVGDLVMFVADKPKVVNDALGNLREHLGAKLGLIDESQLAFVWIYDFPMFAYDEKEARPAAVHHPFTSPRLQDIEGLEVDPYKARTQAYDLVLNGHEIGGGSIRIHDPKLQSKVFDILKIDIEDAKQKFGFLLEALEYGAPPHGGIAFGLDRLAMIMAGAASIRDVIAFPKTQKGTCPLSEAPSHVSATQLLELGIRTVEKKQ, encoded by the coding sequence ATGACCCGATTCATCCACGACCTGAAGCGAACCCACCATTGCAACGCCCTCACCAAGGCCGACGTCGGCAAAGAGGTGATCCTCTTCGGCTGGGTGGCGGTGCGTCGCGACCACGGCGGCGTGCTTTTCGTCGACCTGCGCGACCGCGAGGGCGTGACCCAGGTGGTCTTCAACCCCGAGGTCGATCCCCAGGTGCACGAGCTGGCCCGGCACCTGCGCTCGGAATACTGCATGGCGGTGAAGGGCAAGGTCTCGCCCCGGCCCGAGGGCATGGCCAACCCGCGCCTTCACACCGGCGAGATCGAGGTCCTGGCCGACCAATTCGAGGTCTTCAGCCCCTCCAAACCGCTGCCTTTCCAGATCGAGGATCAGTCGGACGCGGGCGAAGAGCTGAGAATGAAATACCGCTACCTCGACCTGCGCCGCGCGCCGATGCAGAGGAATTTTCTGCTGCGCCACAAGGTCGCCATGGCCGCGCGCAACTATCTCTCCGAGAACGGCTTCCTCGAGATCGAGACGCCGATCCTGACCAAGAGCACCCCGGAGGGCGCCCGCGACTTCCTCGTGCCCTCGCGGTTGCACCACGGGCAGTTCTACGCGCTGCCGCAGTCGCCCCAGCTCTTCAAGCAGCTCCTGATGATGTCGGGGATGGAGCGCTATTTCCAGATCGCGCGCTGCTTCCGCGACGAGGACCAGCGGGCGGACCGTCAGCTCGAATTCACCCAGATCGACATCGAGATGAGCTTCATCAACCAGGAAGACATCATCGGCACCATGGAGGGCCTCGTTCTGGCCATGTGGCGCGCCGGGCTGGGCGCCGAGCTCAAGCCGCCCTTTCCGCGCCTCTCCTACGACGAGGCGATGGCGCGCTTCGGCCTCGATGCGCCGGACCTGCGCTTCGGCCTCGAGCTGCAGGAGATCACCGAGATCTTCAAGAACACCTCCTTCAAGGTCTTCGCCGACACCGTCGCCAAGGGAGGCATGATCAAGGCGATCAACGCCAAGGGCAAGGCGGACCTCTCCCGCAGCGAGATCGACGAGCTGACCAAGTTCGTCGGCATCTACGGTGCGAAGGGGCTGGCCTGGATCAAGGTGCTGGAAAACGAGTGGCAGTCTCCGATCGTGAAGTTCTTCAGCGAGGAGGAGAAGGCGGCCCTCAAGGCCAAGCTCGACATGCAGGTGGGCGACTTGGTCATGTTCGTCGCCGACAAACCGAAGGTGGTCAACGACGCCCTGGGCAATCTGCGCGAGCACCTGGGCGCCAAGCTGGGCCTGATCGACGAGTCGCAGCTGGCCTTCGTCTGGATCTACGACTTTCCGATGTTCGCGTACGACGAGAAAGAGGCGCGGCCCGCGGCGGTGCACCACCCCTTCACCTCGCCGCGCCTCCAGGACATCGAGGGCCTCGAGGTCGATCCCTACAAGGCCCGCACCCAGGCCTACGACCTGGTCCTGAACGGCCACGAGATCGGCGGCGGCTCCATCCGTATCCACGACCCCAAGTTGCAGTCCAAGGTCTTCGACATCCTCAAGATCGACATCGAGGACGCCAAGCAGAAGTTCGGGTTTTTGCTGGAGGCCCTCGAGTACGGCGCGCCCCCGCACGGCGGCATCGCCTTCGGCCTCGACCGCCTCGCGATGATCATGGCGGGGGCCGCCTCGATCCGCGACGTGATCGCCTTCCCGAAGACGCAGAAGGGCACCTGCCCGCTTTCGGAGGCGCCCAGCCACGTCTCGGCGACCCAGCTGCTCGAGCTGGGAATCCGCACCGTCGAGAAGAAACAATAG
- a CDS encoding type II toxin-antitoxin system RelE/ParE family toxin, with amino-acid sequence MKKYTVRLAPHLRGFLRKLHPGIKSKIRKALEELERDPGLGKPLKEQLEGLHSYRVSGYRIVYRINRREIWVEVIEIAERKIVYENVMTLVAALKSKNG; translated from the coding sequence ATGAAAAAATACACGGTCCGCCTCGCCCCGCACTTGCGGGGCTTCCTGCGCAAGCTGCATCCCGGCATAAAAAGCAAAATTCGCAAAGCCCTCGAAGAGTTGGAGCGTGACCCGGGCCTCGGCAAGCCGTTGAAAGAACAACTGGAAGGATTGCATAGTTACCGCGTTTCCGGCTATCGCATCGTCTACCGCATCAACCGCAGGGAAATTTGGGTGGAAGTTATCGAAATCGCCGAGCGAAAGATCGTTTACGAAAACGTCATGACCTTGGTCGCCGCCCTCAAAAGTAAGAACGGATAA
- a CDS encoding FAD-dependent oxidoreductase gives MDFDLIVIGGGVNGCGIARDAAMRGFKTALVEKNDFGSGTTGASSQMIHGGARYLLSDVQTTKLSSIDSGYIQKIVPHLLFRIPFIFPVLRKPDKAELPQKLYFEALETYFETYDKYSALKNGKPHTRLSKDEALALEPDLVEDLIGAVTFDEWGIDSFRLCLANVMSAVEHGCEAYNHAEVTEILKEGGRVTGVRVKNLLDGSRRELRGRLVFNAAGPWVPQIAAMAGCEVKLRPAKGVHLVLDRRITNYAIMAKAIDGRSIFLMPYQNTTVIGTTDDDYFGDPDEIPILEDEVEYLLDGVESVFPRVRQARVINAWAGVRPTLYRRGPYEDDLSREHEIFDHEFRDKLPGFLSIAGGKLASYRLMAQEAVDAVCHKLGRVSPCRTHQVPLPGGERKVDPELLARDYGVPLFAANRLVYRHGSRAIRVLEMLKERPTLGNVICQCEPVLECELRYAIRHEWARTLGDLRRRTRFSIGPCEGTRCFMMGAQILGEELDLSPAEVYAQLNAFMEKSWKGRAPVLDGASLQQEEFCSSVYFNVGNLDQY, from the coding sequence ATGGATTTCGATCTGATCGTGATCGGCGGCGGCGTCAACGGCTGCGGCATCGCGCGCGACGCCGCGATGCGGGGCTTCAAGACCGCGCTTGTCGAGAAGAACGACTTCGGCTCCGGGACGACCGGGGCCTCCTCGCAGATGATCCACGGCGGGGCGCGATATCTATTAAGCGACGTCCAGACCACCAAGCTCTCCTCCATCGACAGCGGCTACATCCAGAAGATCGTCCCGCACCTCCTGTTCCGCATCCCCTTTATCTTTCCGGTGCTGCGTAAGCCCGACAAGGCCGAGCTGCCGCAGAAGCTCTACTTCGAGGCCCTCGAGACCTACTTCGAGACCTATGACAAATACAGCGCCCTGAAGAACGGCAAGCCACACACGCGCCTCAGCAAAGACGAGGCTTTGGCCCTCGAGCCGGATCTGGTCGAGGACCTGATCGGCGCCGTGACCTTCGACGAGTGGGGGATCGACAGCTTCCGGCTCTGCCTGGCGAACGTCATGTCCGCGGTCGAGCACGGCTGCGAGGCCTACAACCACGCCGAGGTCACCGAGATCTTGAAGGAAGGCGGCCGCGTCACCGGGGTGCGCGTCAAAAATCTCCTCGACGGCTCGCGCCGCGAGCTGCGCGGCAGGCTGGTCTTCAACGCCGCCGGCCCCTGGGTGCCGCAGATCGCCGCGATGGCGGGCTGCGAGGTCAAGCTGAGACCCGCCAAGGGCGTTCACCTGGTCCTGGACCGCCGCATCACCAATTACGCGATCATGGCCAAGGCCATCGACGGGCGCAGCATCTTCCTGATGCCCTACCAAAACACCACCGTGATCGGCACCACCGACGACGACTACTTCGGCGACCCCGACGAGATTCCGATTTTGGAGGACGAGGTCGAATACCTGCTGGATGGCGTCGAGTCGGTCTTCCCCCGCGTCCGCCAGGCCCGCGTCATCAACGCCTGGGCCGGCGTGCGCCCCACCTTGTATCGCCGCGGCCCCTACGAGGACGACTTGAGCCGCGAGCACGAGATCTTCGACCACGAGTTTCGCGACAAGCTCCCCGGCTTCCTCTCGATCGCCGGCGGCAAGCTTGCCAGCTACCGCCTGATGGCGCAGGAGGCGGTGGACGCGGTCTGCCACAAGCTGGGCCGCGTCTCGCCCTGCCGCACGCACCAGGTGCCCTTGCCCGGCGGCGAGCGAAAGGTCGACCCCGAGCTGCTCGCCCGCGACTACGGCGTCCCGCTCTTTGCCGCCAACCGCCTCGTCTACCGCCATGGCTCGCGCGCGATCCGCGTCCTCGAGATGCTGAAGGAGCGGCCGACGCTGGGCAACGTGATCTGCCAGTGCGAGCCGGTGCTCGAGTGCGAGCTGCGCTATGCCATCCGCCACGAGTGGGCGCGCACGCTGGGCGACCTGCGGCGTCGCACGCGTTTCTCGATCGGGCCCTGCGAGGGGACGCGCTGCTTCATGATGGGCGCGCAGATCCTGGGCGAGGAGCTGGACTTGAGCCCCGCCGAGGTCTACGCCCAGCTGAACGCCTTCATGGAGAAGAGCTGGAAGGGGAGGGCGCCCGTCCTGGACGGGGCCTCCTTGCAGCAGGAAGAGTTCTGTTCCTCGGTGTATTTCAACGTGGGGAATTTGGATCAGTATTAA
- the gltX gene encoding glutamate--tRNA ligase has translation MNRYRFAPSPTGHLHIGGARTALYNYLMAKKTGGKFILRIEDTDRERSTQEYIDSILKAMDWLGLSYDEGPYYQMERAPIHQEHLKKLLDEGKAYRCFCPAELLEQKRQAAMKEGRKPKYDGTCRAIPKDVAAQDPRPYCIRFVSKDEGKTVVDDLIKGRVEFDNAELDDLVIARTDGTPTYNFVVVVDDVTMRVTHVFRGDDHLNNTPRQIQLYQAFDYPAPVFAHVPMILGADKSRLSKRHGATSVLAYQEQGYVPEAMLNYLVRLGWAHGDEEIFSLRDLEEKFDIADVGKSAAVFNPEKLLWLNGHWIRQYDPQKLLAATRPFLEARGLAIADEAYAQRALAACQEKVKTLVELAELADFFFRDTVTVSDEARKKGLDEAGLQILRDILPELSQLSAWDHDAVAACLNGFAESRGLKLGKVAQPLRSALTGATVSPGIFDVIAILGKDRVEKRIRAVL, from the coding sequence ATGAACCGCTACCGCTTCGCCCCCTCCCCCACCGGCCACCTCCACATCGGCGGCGCCCGAACCGCCCTCTATAACTACTTGATGGCCAAGAAGACCGGTGGGAAATTCATTCTCCGCATCGAAGACACCGACCGCGAGCGCTCCACCCAGGAATACATCGACTCTATCCTCAAGGCGATGGACTGGCTGGGGCTGAGCTACGACGAGGGGCCCTACTACCAGATGGAGCGCGCCCCGATCCACCAAGAGCACCTCAAAAAACTCCTCGACGAGGGCAAGGCCTACCGCTGCTTCTGCCCGGCCGAGTTGCTCGAGCAAAAACGCCAGGCCGCGATGAAAGAGGGCCGCAAGCCCAAGTACGACGGCACTTGCCGCGCCATCCCCAAGGACGTTGCCGCCCAGGACCCGCGGCCCTACTGCATCCGCTTTGTCTCGAAAGACGAAGGCAAGACCGTCGTCGACGACCTGATCAAGGGCCGGGTCGAGTTCGACAACGCCGAGCTCGACGACCTCGTCATCGCCCGCACCGACGGGACGCCCACCTACAATTTCGTCGTCGTGGTCGACGACGTGACGATGCGGGTCACCCACGTCTTCCGGGGCGACGACCACCTCAACAACACCCCGCGCCAGATCCAGCTCTACCAGGCCTTCGATTATCCCGCCCCGGTCTTCGCCCACGTGCCGATGATCCTCGGCGCCGACAAGTCGCGCTTAAGCAAGCGCCACGGAGCCACCAGCGTCCTGGCCTACCAAGAGCAGGGCTACGTCCCCGAGGCCATGCTCAACTACCTGGTGCGGCTGGGTTGGGCCCACGGCGACGAGGAGATCTTCAGCCTGAGGGATTTGGAGGAAAAATTCGACATCGCCGACGTCGGCAAGTCGGCGGCGGTCTTCAATCCCGAAAAGCTGCTCTGGCTCAACGGCCACTGGATCCGCCAGTACGACCCGCAGAAACTGCTGGCGGCGACGCGCCCCTTTCTCGAGGCGCGGGGACTCGCGATCGCGGACGAGGCCTACGCCCAACGCGCCCTCGCGGCCTGCCAAGAGAAGGTGAAGACGCTGGTCGAATTGGCCGAGCTGGCGGACTTCTTCTTCCGCGACACGGTGACGGTCTCGGACGAGGCCCGCAAGAAGGGCCTCGACGAGGCAGGGCTGCAGATCCTGCGCGACATCCTCCCCGAGCTCTCCCAACTGAGCGCCTGGGACCACGACGCGGTCGCCGCCTGCCTCAACGGCTTCGCGGAGTCGCGGGGCCTCAAGCTGGGCAAGGTCGCCCAGCCGCTGCGCTCGGCCCTGACGGGCGCAACGGTCAGCCCGGGGATCTTCGACGTGATCGCTATTTTAGGAAAAGACCGGGTGGAGAAAAGAATTCGGGCGGTGCTGTAG
- a CDS encoding DUF4013 domain-containing protein, with product MALWSRARRETMTENPPTPAAARQPVPLDFLGAFKFLFQDVNALNNILIGAVMNFIPIIGPIVLMGWHCEIIQRLVKGHPKPIPKLDFNDFLYFLGRGVAPFVVTLIATLPMTLIVMVLMFAGMFGAALLGSALRLDEPGKEFLLFGGMGLGFLLFFLLMIFFNIVVSAALVRAELTEDIGKSLDLGRVWRFARATWKDFLVAYLVFIPVAMIVMFAGMLVVFVGIYAAIILINVTYVNLRWQVYMRYLARGGEEIPIQTKSGPLPSETPRPAAPPPPAPAPSPAPQA from the coding sequence ATGGCCTTGTGGTCCCGGGCCAGGAGAGAGACGATGACCGAAAATCCCCCGACCCCCGCGGCGGCTCGACAGCCGGTCCCCCTCGATTTCCTCGGCGCCTTCAAATTCCTCTTTCAGGACGTCAACGCCCTCAACAACATCCTGATCGGCGCGGTGATGAACTTCATCCCGATCATCGGCCCCATCGTCCTGATGGGCTGGCACTGCGAGATCATCCAGCGATTGGTCAAGGGACACCCCAAGCCCATCCCCAAGCTGGACTTCAACGACTTCCTCTATTTCCTCGGGCGCGGCGTCGCCCCCTTCGTGGTCACCCTGATCGCGACCCTTCCGATGACCCTGATCGTGATGGTCCTGATGTTCGCGGGAATGTTCGGCGCGGCGCTCCTGGGCTCCGCCCTGCGCCTGGACGAACCCGGCAAAGAATTCCTCCTGTTCGGCGGGATGGGGCTCGGCTTCCTGCTCTTCTTCCTCCTGATGATCTTCTTCAACATCGTGGTGAGCGCGGCGCTGGTGCGCGCCGAGCTGACCGAGGACATCGGCAAGTCCTTGGACCTGGGCAGGGTCTGGAGATTCGCGCGGGCGACCTGGAAGGATTTCCTCGTCGCCTACCTGGTCTTCATCCCCGTCGCGATGATCGTGATGTTCGCGGGCATGCTGGTGGTCTTCGTCGGCATCTACGCGGCGATCATCCTGATCAACGTCACCTACGTGAACCTGCGCTGGCAGGTCTACATGCGGTACCTGGCCCGCGGCGGCGAGGAAATTCCCATCCAGACGAAGAGCGGCCCTCTGCCCTCCGAGACGCCGCGGCCCGCGGCCCCGCCGCCGCCTGCGCCGGCGCCAAGCCCCGCGCCGCAGGCTTAA
- a CDS encoding type II toxin-antitoxin system Phd/YefM family antitoxin: protein MVHNSVALISGVPMEAKIIPVTALRPHLLQYVGRANKLGQEYIITKNGKPSAVIMGYDEWESWKETIEILSDPKLLRKIRKGRAYFSRGGKGKTIAEVFDK from the coding sequence ATGGTACATAATTCAGTAGCACTCATTTCAGGAGTTCCCATGGAAGCCAAAATCATCCCCGTTACCGCCCTGCGCCCCCACCTCCTGCAGTACGTCGGCAGGGCCAACAAGCTCGGACAAGAATACATCATCACCAAAAACGGCAAACCCTCGGCGGTGATCATGGGCTACGACGAATGGGAATCCTGGAAAGAAACCATCGAGATCCTCTCCGATCCCAAGTTGTTGCGGAAAATCCGCAAGGGACGGGCCTATTTCTCCCGAGGCGGCAAGGGAAAAACCATCGCGGAAGTTTTTGATAAATGA
- a CDS encoding FAD-binding protein, with product MEITTDILILGGGLAAYAAAVELRDAGRETLVVAKAPGASALNSGAWDIADSPIRGPRDEWAEWPSWREGLKEILRRQDSHPYSVLARGLGDGDFADFVAAKVRAAAQALPLEMAEGDPLALVTDFGTVKPSAWVQASMRDADLRRWRGAKVLVLGVPGFPNFNARFLRHSLLEQQERQGKSHLDFAGSLDLEIPELQGRVSLKPVELAQRLDREETFVAAGQAIVRYLEGKVYTHLLLPPVMGIENTPAILEALRRITGLAAAETLSGPMSVPGWRLQAAMERFFQERGIERLEGEAVGFDAEGRRIKSLYVHQGDQRHKVRAKAVILATGKYVGGGVERRGRWKEPIFNLPLFLQGKALRAQTLPQVSRPGVAERQPFLGAGAAINPMGQPLDADGQVVYDNLFAAGAVLADFNPAQERCAAGVSIVSGSVAARHAAAAC from the coding sequence ATGGAAATCACCACCGACATCCTGATCCTCGGCGGCGGCCTCGCCGCCTACGCCGCCGCGGTCGAGCTGCGCGACGCCGGCCGCGAGACGCTCGTCGTCGCCAAGGCCCCGGGCGCCAGCGCCCTCAATTCCGGCGCCTGGGACATCGCCGACAGTCCGATCCGCGGCCCGCGCGACGAGTGGGCCGAGTGGCCCTCCTGGCGCGAGGGCCTCAAAGAAATCCTGCGGCGCCAGGACTCGCATCCCTACAGTGTGCTGGCCCGCGGCTTAGGCGACGGCGATTTCGCCGACTTCGTCGCGGCGAAGGTCCGCGCCGCCGCACAGGCCCTGCCCTTGGAAATGGCCGAAGGCGACCCGCTGGCCCTCGTGACCGACTTCGGCACCGTCAAGCCCAGCGCCTGGGTCCAGGCCTCGATGCGCGACGCCGACCTGCGCCGCTGGCGGGGCGCGAAGGTCTTGGTGCTGGGCGTCCCCGGTTTTCCCAACTTCAACGCGCGCTTCCTGCGGCATTCGCTCTTGGAGCAGCAGGAGCGCCAGGGCAAGAGCCACCTCGATTTCGCCGGCAGCCTCGACCTCGAGATCCCCGAGCTGCAGGGGCGCGTCTCGCTCAAGCCCGTCGAATTGGCCCAGCGCCTGGACCGCGAAGAGACCTTCGTCGCGGCCGGCCAGGCCATCGTGCGCTACCTCGAGGGCAAGGTCTACACCCACCTGCTCCTGCCGCCGGTGATGGGGATCGAGAACACCCCTGCCATCCTCGAGGCCCTGCGCCGCATCACCGGCCTGGCCGCCGCCGAGACCCTCTCGGGGCCGATGAGCGTGCCCGGCTGGCGCCTGCAGGCGGCGATGGAGAGATTCTTTCAAGAACGGGGGATCGAGCGCTTGGAGGGCGAGGCGGTGGGCTTCGACGCCGAGGGGCGGCGCATTAAATCGCTCTACGTGCACCAGGGCGACCAGCGCCACAAGGTTCGGGCCAAGGCGGTGATCCTCGCGACAGGAAAGTACGTGGGAGGCGGCGTCGAGCGCCGCGGGCGCTGGAAGGAGCCGATTTTCAATTTGCCGCTCTTCCTGCAGGGCAAGGCCCTGCGCGCCCAAACGCTTCCCCAGGTGTCGCGTCCCGGCGTCGCCGAGCGCCAGCCCTTCTTGGGCGCCGGCGCGGCGATCAACCCCATGGGCCAGCCCCTCGACGCCGACGGGCAGGTCGTCTACGACAATCTCTTCGCGGCGGGGGCGGTGTTGGCGGATTTCAATCCCGCGCAGGAGCGCTGCGCGGCGGGAGTCTCGATCGTCTCCGGCTCGGTCGCCGCGCGGCACGCCGCGGCGGCCTGCTAA
- the ilvC gene encoding ketol-acid reductoisomerase, whose translation MATVYYDKDANLAALQGKNIVIFGFGSQGHAHALNLKDSGLNVRVALKEGSPSVQKAKNFGLEVFTDNSEAAKWADVAMIVVPDESQKDLYDKHLKDNLKKGSALFFAHGFNIHFKRIVPRPDLDVILIAPKGPGHLVRDQYKEGKGVPCLIAVEQNATGKAKEIGLAYAQGIGGTRAGVIETTFKEECETDLFGEQVVLCGGLTSLIQNGFETLIAAGYQPEVAYFECLHEVKLIVDLIYAGGIANMRYSISDTAEYGDLTRGPRVVDAHSRHEMEKILKEIQDGTFAKEYIQEKESGAVRMNELRKKGENHPIEQVGAKLRAMMPWLGGAIDKTKR comes from the coding sequence ATGGCCACCGTTTACTACGACAAAGACGCCAACCTCGCCGCCCTCCAGGGCAAGAACATCGTCATCTTCGGCTTCGGCTCCCAGGGCCACGCCCACGCCCTCAACCTGAAGGACAGCGGCCTCAACGTCCGCGTCGCCCTGAAAGAAGGCAGCCCCAGCGTCCAAAAGGCTAAGAATTTCGGCCTCGAGGTCTTCACCGACAACAGCGAGGCGGCCAAGTGGGCCGACGTGGCCATGATCGTCGTCCCCGACGAGTCGCAGAAGGACCTCTACGACAAGCACCTGAAGGACAACCTCAAGAAGGGCTCCGCCCTCTTCTTCGCCCACGGCTTCAACATCCATTTCAAGCGCATCGTCCCGCGCCCTGATCTCGACGTGATTCTGATCGCCCCGAAAGGCCCCGGCCACCTGGTGCGCGACCAATATAAAGAGGGCAAGGGCGTCCCCTGTCTGATCGCCGTCGAGCAAAACGCGACGGGCAAGGCGAAGGAGATCGGCCTGGCCTACGCCCAGGGCATCGGCGGCACCCGCGCCGGCGTCATCGAGACCACCTTCAAGGAAGAGTGCGAGACCGACCTCTTCGGCGAGCAGGTCGTGCTCTGCGGCGGCCTGACCTCGCTGATCCAAAACGGCTTCGAGACCCTGATCGCCGCCGGCTACCAGCCGGAGGTAGCTTACTTCGAGTGCCTGCACGAGGTGAAGCTGATCGTCGACCTGATCTACGCCGGCGGCATCGCCAACATGCGCTACTCGATCTCCGACACGGCCGAGTACGGCGACCTGACCCGCGGCCCGCGCGTGGTCGACGCCCACAGCCGCCACGAGATGGAAAAGATCCTCAAGGAGATCCAGGACGGCACCTTCGCCAAGGAGTACATCCAAGAGAAGGAATCCGGCGCCGTTCGCATGAACGAGCTGCGCAAGAAGGGCGAAAACCACCCCATCGAGCAGGTCGGCGCCAAGCTGCGCGCGATGATGCCGTGGCTGGGCGGGGCGATCGACAAGACCAAGCGGTAA